The window CATAACAATATTATGCAGAAAACAATCCTTCAATGTTATTAAATTTCTCTTACGATATCTCTCACTCCAACTGATATTAAACAGTACCCAACTGTGACTTGGATCCAATCTCAGATCcgggaaagaaaagaaaaaatctttAGCAAATTGATACAAAAAAACCACCAAACCTGATCGAAAAAAGCTTTCTTTTCCTCGTCGTCGACGCCAGGCTCCGCCCAATGCTCGAACAAATGACTCTGCCCCGTCTCCAACATGATCTTCGCCAACTGAATCTGCAACTCCACCACCAGTTCCGATCAAACCCACatcagaaataaataaataaataaataaaaaagcaatcAAATTGTTCGCAGAAATCACAATTGCGTACTCACCTGTTCGGTGCTCAGAAGGTGGAGGTTCTTCTGCAGATTGGGCGCGGAACCGCCGATGTCGAGGCTGGCGAGCTTTTCGGTTGCGGAATCGAGCGCGGAGGCCATTGTTGGTGGAAGGTCGCTGTGTGTTCGACGAAAGTCCGcagggagagtgagagagagtgaTGAACAGTGGGAGGAATATGGAGGGCAGGAAGGTGGTGGTTGCGTACAGAGAAACGCAGTGTGTAATATGAGTTAGGCGGTTAAATTGGTGATGCGGGTCGCGAAAAACGTTAGTTAATTTCGGGCCCACTGTTTGCGTGGCGTGTCTGGCTGTGTGTTTTGTGGACGTGGGCGTCCGTTTCACGCCGTCGGTCTCGGCCGCCGGATTTGTTCGAAATTCGATGGTTTGTTTTGGAAAGCAAATTCTCGATGGGTCGTACAAAAGTATAGTTAGTTGATAAAATTGTCTTACTTTCCAAACCTgctcttaaattattttattttgttagccTGTTTGCAACTCTGGAGCGTCAAACGGTTTAACTTTTCACGATTAGAGATGTGCTAATGTACTTATCATTTAGATtacgtaatgtattttaattcaAATGCAGATAATTTGAATGAGTGTGTACCAAAATTTATGGGTGTGTACCAAAATTTCCTATGGTCAGAGACCTAACATTGAAGCTGACAATGACTTAGGTACGTTGGTAACCTCGGACATGGAAACAACCACCATTTATTAAAGTTAAGTGGAAAGTTCAGCTCTCAACTCAACTTTAAAGATGGTTGATCTTTGTCTCCATTACTTGCCAGTTGGTAATATTCTCCATCCATCTAATAAGCATATTCTAAAAGCATATCATCACCGAAGAATCTCTTCACTTctccattaaaataaaaacaaaaataaaaaattcatgaaaATCTTTTCAGCTCTCCTTTACATTGTTTCAGCCGTTATATTGTCTCCCGCTTAAAGTTGCAACAAAGAATAATTCATGGGTGGTGTAattcacgattttttttttaatctctcaCACACTGTCTGTTAATTTATGTGTTTGGTCTTCTTCAATTATATTCGGTCCGACAATCaagaattaaaagaaatttgtgaaaGATAAAGAGAGGTGTGGATAATATCACTCTAATTCATTGGTTTTCAATCACCAGTTGTCTGTCTGAAAGATGATAAGTGACGAATATCTATATACATAAATCTCCATGATTCTATGCTCACATATGATAAAGAATTGTTCCAAGCATATAATTGTACCTCTATATCTCATTCTCATCTTACATTTCTTTATTAACACAATTCTCCTCTAAATCGAGTTAAATATATACTTTGATATCATACCTTTTTGGTTCGATTGGTTCTTTCCAGTTTGGACTCTTAACTCGTTTGATTTTTTGGTTGGTGTTGCCCCATCATTACTTGAGGCTTAAGCCTAAGAGTGCATGACGACATTGGTGCATATAGAAACTTTGAAAGTGAGAGCGAGGCTAGGAGTGACAATGAGGTTAAAATTTTAGTGctagaaaaaaattagtttaatcatcaactagcatttgcctacacattttttgtgtatgaacatatttttttagaaaatgagagagagagagagagagagagagagagagagagagagagagagagagagagagagagagagagagagagagagagagagagagagagagagagaatgtgggggagtggaaggtttttgtttttggttggtgggttgggttttttttttttttttttttaataatataagagatattttaacatcacctataagtgagacttcaataaaaaacagtaaaatttggacctgtaAAACTACAGTATTGGCATCATTTTTTTTGCGTGATAGAAGATTAAGTTGcatttttacccttttttgattgacaaagaaggttttattaattaatagagatatacggtttgtgacatcccacatcgcccaggggagtgatccttatatgtatattcccatctctacctagcacgaggccttttgggagctcactggcttcgggttccttaggaactccgaagttaagcgagaagggggctagagcattcccaggatgggtgacccactgggaagttgctcgtgagttcccaaaaacaaaaccgtgagggaatggtaagcccaaagcggacaatatcgtgctacggtggtggagcgggcccgggaagtgatccgccccgggccgggatgtgacaattggtatcagagccaatccctgggcggaaatgtgtcgacgaggacgtcgggcccctaaggggggtggattgtgacatcccacatcgcccaggggagtgatccttatatgtatattcccatctctacctagcacgaggccttttgggagctcactggcttcgggttccttaggaactccgaagttaagcgagaagggggctagagcattcccaggatgggtgacccactgggaagttgctcgtgagttcccaaaaacaaaaccgtgagggaatggtaagcccaaagcggacaatatcgtgctacggtggtggagcgggcccgggaagtgatccgccccgggccgggatgtgacacggTTGGCATCACATAATTCATTAAGTTTTTTCTGCTAAAAAATTGTAATTACTAGtggaatttaaaaagaaaatagggatTCTTTAGCGAAAAACAAAAAGACATCCTAAAATTGTGAGACATACATGTGTGTAATATTTTAGTAAGGACAAAGTGAaggaattaaattttataaactaaatttgtaaattaaatttacaaattaaataatatgacTATTAATTATTGAATTATGATTTAAAcgttaattaaaatatttattttctattaatgatatattatttgatttgtaaatttggtaTCCTAACACATCTTTTTAGTAATAAAAAAAGTGCGCAGGGTCAGTGGAAGTGTTTTTGTTTGGTCAAGACTCAAGTGATCAGTCGAAGAGTCAGTCCCCAAAGCTCAGGACACAAGTCTTTGCATCTCTTTATGAGTTGTGTCGCCTCTTAGCCTTCTCTGTCTGTTCACTCTTCGGCTTTCAAATTTTTCCAACGAGGTAAGAACAAACACCCCAAcgattttacgtttttattgtTCTGCATTTTTTTAAGGAATTATTCTGCCAATTTTAAAGTctatttttatgtttgtttgagtCTCACAGATGTTGGGGGTTTCGTTAATTTTCTCAAAGAAAGTGTAAAAATTGGTTCTTGATTGGTTTTGCCTTTGTTTGGTTCCTGAGAAAACCCACGAAAATTCTGAAAGTCCTATGCTTGCTTACTTAAGGTTTTTTGTTGgtgggtttttgttattttgttcaAAGAAAGTAGGAATTGGGATCTTtcagtgttttttcttttcctgcatTTTCTCAGGAACCAAACAGGGCTTCTCTCTTCCCTTGACGTTAAAGAATTGTAGGTCACAGACTCACAATTCATGTTCTGGTTTCTGCTttaatgattttgattttgttttggtttgttcttgttttttctgCCTTTTCAGAAAACAGAAGCTTGGTAATGCAGAAGTAGTGTGGGAGACAAAAGAGGGGTTTTTGTATTTGTGTGCTGGTAGCTGGTTGTTGCTAAATGGCGCCAACTACATTGATAAGAGAGCTCAACAGTTTAAAGAAGGATTTTGAGGATGGTATGGGTATGGGATTAGTTAGGCGGGGGAAGAGAGAGCGTGTGGCCGATAGGATATTTGAGCCCAATTCCTGCGGCAGTGCCaccaagaaaagaagaaagtgtAGTACTAAAGTTGAAGAACTGATACCGGATGAGGATTATGAGACATTCTTGAGTTCTTTAGCTGACCATGGCAGTGATGTTGATTATATTGACAATAGATGGGTGGATGATCGGAATGGTGGTGATGTCAATGTAAATGATAGGTCTGTGGATGATGGCGATCACAACGTTGAGGTTAGGTCTTTGGATGATGGTGTtgatggtggtgatgatgaGGATCCTGATTATAAGATACTCTTGGATAAATTGACGAAAGGTGGAAAGTCCTTCAGAAACAATAGGTCTGTGGATGAtggttatgatgatgatgatgatgatgatgatgtccATGCAAATGGTAGGTATGCGGATGATGGTGGTGAAAACATTCAGTCTCTGGATGATAGTCTTGATGATGAGGATCCTCAGTATAAGATATTCTTGGAAAAGTTGAGGCAAGATGGAAAGTCTTATGTGTTGGAAGCTGTTGGAGATAATGGGATATCAGAAGTGATCAAGTATGAACAAGAAAATGAGATACTTGACGGGCCCGATTTTGACACCCCTGAAACTTTGAAAAAATCTCAGGTGAAAGAGAAGCCTGATATTCAAAGCACTTTAAGGAGGAGTATGAAGAGAAAATGCACAAATTGCCTTAAAAATTCTGCTCTTCCTGTGAATAAAGAAGTGATTGCGAGCCCAAGAATTGTTAAGTATGATCTGAGGAAAGAAAACAGGGCAATTCTGGAAAACAGctcgatgaagaagaagaagaagaatgtaaATGAGAAAGCTGCAAATGGTAGCACACGGGGGCGTCCTTTGAAAATACCCCCTGTGGAGGCTGTTCATTTTACCATGCAAGGATGTGCAAATGAGAAAGCTGCTAAAGGTAGCACAAAGGAGTGCCCTGTTAAAAGAACTCGTGTGGCGGATCTCCGGTTTGCCAAGCAAGGATGCAAGCGTGGATTAGAAGATGAGGACTACACAAAGCTTTTAAGTTGTCTACAGTTTGATGATGGTAAAATGGTGTATTCACCTCCAAATGGTAGACCGGTGATACTGGATGATGATGGAGAGAGTTCACCTCCAAATAGAAGTTTTACTTCATTTACAGCTGTATGTATCTTCCCCCGTTtcagttttggtttgttttttctattttatgctTTACATGCATACACATACACATGCACACAGAGACACATCACGGATGAGCATTTGTGCAAGTACATATACGTCTGTATATGAGTGATTTTATTGATTCGTAGTATCTGAAATTTGTCTTTTGCTGGTTGTTGTCAATGCTTTGCAAATTAATAGGTGGATGTAGACAGTGGGCGGTGCGTTAAAACTCGTGATGCAAGTCATTCGCAGTTTAGGAAGGGGCTTATGGATATTCTGACCAGGCCTTATGACTACGAAGAGTACAGAAGCCTCTTGAAAGAAGCGACTCACCGAAAGCCATTGGGGCACGACAGAAATCTGCGCAATAGAACAATAACCTGTCCAGTTGAGGGGAAACTCGCACCTTCATATCTAAAACAGCACATAGGTTGGTTTTCTTTATTATGCATGAGTAAAGGAGCATAGCATCAATTTACTGTTATTTGTCtttcaacattttttatttCCTGTTTGTCTGAATTGAATTTTAAAACAAGATATACAACACTTAGAAGTTTTAAAGCTTAAATGCTCAATTTGTTGAATGAAAGTAGGTTGAGATAATGTTTTATTGAGATTTTGTGGCTGCCGGATTCTCTCATATTTAAGAAGGATTTTGTATATGACACCACCTGTATTTGTGTTAGAACAGTTAGATGAACTGAAGCAAACATTGAGAATAGAATTTGTTCCTTACCAAAAGTACAAGGATTTAGATCCTTTTCTTTATACTGTTTGTAACCTTTCAATttgattgtattttattttaattaatttgtcttCAAACCTTGCAGTTCTGAGAAGAAAGATTACGGCAGCTCGTGGTGACCGCCCTAGAGTTTTGAATCTCTTGCGGGGATTTTTCTACTGGCTGAAGGTTAGTTGTTTTCTACTGCCTTTACATTGTTGTTTCTGTGTTGGTAAAATCACACGTTGGCATGCCTTTACATTGTTGTTTCTGTGATGGTGTATGACTTTTGCACGCGTTACTTTGCATGTGAGGGCCAGTGTTGCGTACATGTGCATCCCAGCTGATGGGTATTGGATTCACGTCTAGTAACGCTCTTCTAATTTGTGTAATTATTGTATATTTTTGCTAGAATGTGGCCCAAGATGAAAGCTTCTGTCCTTGGAACGACTCGTCTTGTTTGAAAGTGCTGCCACCATCTGATAAGAAGGCTGGACTTACAGAAAGGGGACTTGAAGGCAAACGTAAGTAAGAGTTCATGCATCATCTTCAGATTCCGATGGAAACAAGTTTGACAAGTACATTGGTAAGATTTTAGTATGTAGATAATTAGGGTTTAAAATAGGCTCTGGTTCAGGAACCTTTCCCACTTTTGGAGTAGAAAATACTAACCATATGTTAAAATCGTATTCGACTCTGTCTCCCTCCCACCCTCCTTCGCTCGGATATATGCAGGGGAAGAAATTAACATATCAGAATCTAATCAATATAAATATTCACCATCTTTTTACAGCCAGTGTGTTGAAATCTTAAGACTGTTGTACATCTTGCGGTTGAATGTCATTGTTATTGAACATCATGCGAGGCTTGCCCATGCTGAAGTTGAGGACTCTGGCATCCATGTTGTACTTTATTTCCCCATCGTATAGCAGCTTCCTTATGTAGTGCTCGATGTCCGAACCGATCAGACGGAGAGTGTACTCTGTCAATGGAGCTCCCTGATTTTTCACATAGAAATGTTAATGTCTCAACAAGAAACAAGACATTGAAACCCTAGTTACAACTTCAAATGTAAGAAACGTGGTTTTTCTGTTCGGTTGAATTTAATGCAAAGGAAAGAGGGATACGGTCCAACCTAATGTTTGTGATCACATTTACAAACTATAGCTATAAAAATTACGGAAATCTGTGCTAGCTTGATATGCATTGTTGATCAATTTTTCTACGGTTTAAGGTTTTGTTGTTTACACGACTTGATATGTACATCATTAACATTATTTAAGTAATATTATACTAATAAAATTATGCGTTCCAAATTTTTGATGAATAATGTAAGTTATTGTCGTGATATCGTTAACACAAACACGATACAGATATAAATGAGTAACCACACATACAATGAAAGAGCACCAAATGGTTTTTCAATGGACTCAAAATCAAAGCTTCTCTTACCTCATAGTGATCCACAAGCTCCTGGAAGTAAGAGTAGACCTTGTTGCAGGACTCAGAAGTCCACACAAACTCATTGGTGGGGTCCAGAATAATAGTAAGCTTATCCATCTGAGTCTGGTCGAAGGCGCAAGTCTCTGGGTCAATGTAAGCTGCGTAGATCCTGACGTGCCTCGTGGCACTGCTCAGCCAATCCCCACCGTACTCCCTCCCCATGTTCTTGCTCTCCACATTCACCTGCTTCTCCACCGGCCTCAGTGGTGTGCCTCCCGTTCCCAGCACTTTCTCTGTCCtcacactttctctctcctcctgcGACTCTTGGACTTCTGGCTGCTGAGCTGCTACGGAGAAATCCCTTCTCTTTTGGAGCTTTTTTTTGCCACCAAAATAGCCCAAGAGTGGAAACTTTGCCATTGTTGCTGCCATGGCTGAATGTAAATAGGCTACGGGCCAAATTGTTCAATCCTTATATTATGTGGTTTAAGTGAAGAAATGATGTTGCTTTTGGGTGCTCCAACTTTTGCGAATTTGTGGGAGGCCCCAACGAACATTGATCCACTTATTTGTGGGGATAAGATTTCTTGTTTTATACTTGGGAGCTTGAGTTGTGTGTggttaaaataaacagaaaattaaCAGCCATCAATTCGTAAGTTGTAGCTAAAATGTTGACTTTGTAGTAACATAATTGCATATGATTTTATTGAGTTACAGAAAGATTTGACGTGTCGAAAAAGTGTCCGATAACTATTTTAAAATTCCAATAACAGTTCCATCGGGCTAGAGCAGAAGATCGAAAATAAATTCAGAAAACTCGGGTTCGAGGAAAACTTACACTGAAAACATAAATGCAATATTTTCTCATTAAAAACTTGATAGTGTTGCAAATGTACACTATACAATTTAGTAGGGAGGAAAAagctaaaagaaaaaagaaaaaaaaaaaaatctcaattccCCGgctaagaaaaaaataaaaacctataACAAGAGTGCAGGCCTCCGGTAAATCTGAGGACGATGGATTGGCTAGAAGAGCCCCGGGTTTCCGGTAAGAACAGTGGATTCTCCTGCACCTGCTCTTTTATTTCCAGTATAATACTCTCTGTATGTCTTCCTATGCGATGGCGGTCATACTCGCCATTGCAGAATCAAAGTTTGGGAAAACAAAATTTACTTACAACAGACTAATTACTGCATACCATAGCTAATTCCATGTTGTCCCCTCTTGAGCTGCGTCTGTCATGAAGCATTTGCCTTCAACCTTTCCAGTAAACGAATCGGTTTAATCAGTTCATCAAGATCATCTAATTCCAATTCCGACAAATCGCTGTCACAATATGCAGCTTGCTCCTGTATTGGATCATTAGTTTCTCCAACCTCCTCATCACTAACATCAATGCTAATGAAATCAGCGACTCCGTCAACAATTATGTCATCGCTGTTCTGTGCAGACTGCTTTCCAGACACTGTTCTCGGTTTGGAAACAGTGATATCCTTGGAAACAAAGTAACGGCCCCAAGCATTTCTGTGTTCTCTTGatcgttttcttttcttttcctttgctCGGTTTCTGGGGTGGTGAAGCTTGCATTTAGGCCCTTGCGGACAGGTTCCCGTTGCTTCAAAGGACAGGCAAACATAGCTGTGCTTCTTCCGGCACTGTGAGGGAgatatattttctattttactTGCTCCGAAACTAGTGTATCTTTGTTTGCTCAGATAAGAGTTATCAAGCCTTACATATAAAATCTAGTATAACTGTATGACAAACAGAAATTCTATTTGCACCCAGATTATTACTCAACAGCCCGAACTATTTTCCACATTCCCCTAATTCAACAAATAATACTTTTACTCACCACACCCCCTTTCcataaatatgttaattaaaTCTTTTGTTCACTATGTTGTTGAGTGTAAGCAGATCtcaataataatattatcaaCGAAACTCTCTTTCTTGTTCGACATATTCAATGTCTACTTTATTGAAGGATAGGTCCAACTATAGTTAACTTTCTAGTCCCCTTTTCATCTCAACCAATCCCCTTCCCATAATACACCAAACCTGAGCAGTTTTTCATCTGGTATGTCCAAATTCATTGCCTACAAAATCAACATGCATGCCCACACACCACATACACAATTGAACTAAACAATTGGGCTCCGTACTAGCAAATAAAACGAGTCCCAGACTTCCGGATTCAAACCAgcataaaaaaaacacaaacacaagcaAAAAAGCGTATATATGATAAGACAGTACCTCATTCCCGTCAGCACAATAGCCCTTAAGAAATCCTTCACAAGTAGATGCCTTTGGATTCACATTCACATGTCTGTAAGGGCAATTCTGATTGGAGCATAAACCTGCCAGGAAACATGTCAGAATTTTCTAATTCTATTAGTAGCTTGACTAGAACAATGTTACTAGAAAGCACCTTGCAAATAGTAAGAACAGTCTGGCATTCTTTCAGGAATGACCTGCATGaagataaaatataaataaagaaataaaaagaaaaggataacATGTCCAAAAAGAAGTACAAAGTTCTGTTGTAGATCACATGAAGTCCTGTCACACGGTAAACCTGATGAGTCAATTTGCAATTGGGATTGGAACATAAACCCTTCAGAAACTTTGTGCAGACTGCAACTTTAGAGGAGTCATGGATATAGGGACATTTTCCATCATCCTTATTGCACTTCCCAAATCTTGTAAAAAACTGACAGTACTTCCGCTTTTTTGCCAGCCGCAGTCTGGCCGTGTGCAAACTCCATCGGACTCTTTCACTAGCCAATATGCGAGTTCTCTTCTTCGGATTTCTAATAAGCTGGTTACCATTGCCAATCCGCAAATATCTGCCAATATGGAAATGCATTTATATCCAAGAATTTTAAAACTTAAGAAGAATGCAACCATAATTTGGAGGTTCGTGTGTCAACACCATCAATTGGCATTCACATTTGCTTGTATTAATTTCAGGAATCTATCTTTAAGGCATAAACAACAGCAACTTACTCATCATTGCCAATCACCAATCTCTTTGGAACATAAGATCTCTTGGGATCCTTTTCAGGATTGAGCACACCAGAGCTTGACGATTCGTCATCTACAAAGAACATGAATGAATACTGTACGATCAATTCGCGGATAAGATGTACCCCCACATAtgctaaaatatttatataaaaaaaaaatcctccaaAACTGAAAAACACTCGTTAATCACCTTATAATACTTCTTTGGAATGGGAACATACGGCTATATGTGATTCAAACATGAATAGAAAAGACACTGTCCAGTGTGAGGGCAACTGCTCATAAACTATATAATTAATATGCTAAAAGAA of the Pyrus communis chromosome 1, drPyrComm1.1, whole genome shotgun sequence genome contains:
- the LOC137710491 gene encoding NAD(P)H-quinone oxidoreductase subunit M, chloroplastic: MAATMAKFPLLGYFGGKKKLQKRRDFSVAAQQPEVQESQEERESVRTEKVLGTGGTPLRPVEKQVNVESKNMGREYGGDWLSSATRHVRIYAAYIDPETCAFDQTQMDKLTIILDPTNEFVWTSESCNKVYSYFQELVDHYEGAPLTEYTLRLIGSDIEHYIRKLLYDGEIKYNMDARVLNFSMGKPRMMFNNNDIQPQDVQQS
- the LOC137710482 gene encoding uncharacterized protein, which codes for MAPTTLIRELNSLKKDFEDGMGMGLVRRGKRERVADRIFEPNSCGSATKKRRKCSTKVEELIPDEDYETFLSSLADHGSDVDYIDNRWVDDRNGGDVNVNDRSVDDGDHNVEVRSLDDGVDGGDDEDPDYKILLDKLTKGGKSFRNNRSVDDGYDDDDDDDDVHANGRYADDGGENIQSLDDSLDDEDPQYKIFLEKLRQDGKSYVLEAVGDNGISEVIKYEQENEILDGPDFDTPETLKKSQVKEKPDIQSTLRRSMKRKCTNCLKNSALPVNKEVIASPRIVKYDLRKENRAILENSSMKKKKKNVNEKAANGSTRGRPLKIPPVEAVHFTMQGCANEKAAKGSTKECPVKRTRVADLRFAKQGCKRGLEDEDYTKLLSCLQFDDGKMVYSPPNGRPVILDDDGESSPPNRSFTSFTAVDVDSGRCVKTRDASHSQFRKGLMDILTRPYDYEEYRSLLKEATHRKPLGHDRNLRNRTITCPVEGKLAPSYLKQHIVLRRKITAARGDRPRVLNLLRGFFYWLKNVAQDESFCPWNDSSCLKVLPPSDKKAGLTERGLEGKRK